From Panthera uncia isolate 11264 chromosome X, Puncia_PCG_1.0, whole genome shotgun sequence, the proteins below share one genomic window:
- the LOC125932100 gene encoding cancer/testis antigen 1-like isoform X2, producing the protein MEATDRGAGGGAGGPEGQRGPGDPGVPDGPGGHEGPGGGGEGEECAAAGAAPRVAQAPCAPVPGAAAVPGLGGHPLPGPGGHGGPTAGGPGSRPLQFYVTMPFPSPTEAQVAHQCLATQGQPQVGAVRKEFTPTDCRRPWPTPDFHRLLS; encoded by the exons ATGGAGGCCACAGATCGAGGCGCAGGCGGTGGGGCCGGCGGTCCCGAGGGTCAGCGTGGCCCGGGAGACCCCGGTGTCCCAGATGGCCCCGGAGGCCACGAGGGCCCCGGCGGAGGTGGTGAGGGAGAGGAGTGTGCCGCGGCCGGTGCGGCCCCGCGGGTCGCGCAGGCGCCATGTGCTCCCGTCCCGGGCGCAGCTGCCGTGCCAGGGCTTGGCGGACACCCTTTGCCGGGACCCGGTGGGCACGGCGGGCCCACAGCCGGAGGGCCGGGGAGCCGGCCGCTGCAGTT CTACGTCACCATGCCTTTCCCGTCACCCACGGAGGCACAGGTGGCCCACCAGTGTCTGGCGACACAGGGCCAGCCCCAGGTCGGGGCAGTTCGGAAGGAGTTCACG CCGACTGACTGCCGAAGACCCTGGCCAACTCCAGATTTCCATCGCCTCCTGTCTTGA
- the LOC125932101 gene encoding LOW QUALITY PROTEIN: uncharacterized protein LOC125932101 (The sequence of the model RefSeq protein was modified relative to this genomic sequence to represent the inferred CDS: inserted 1 base in 1 codon; substituted 1 base at 1 genomic stop codon) — protein sequence MGQTQTTPLSIMIDHFKDVRGRANNLSVEVRKGRWQFFCSSEWPTFNVGWPPEGTFDLPTIHRVRSIISQPKTGHLDQLPYIITWQDLVEDPPSWLKPFLAPLPPEPKPILALQGTKKKKSLIQPSAPLYSVLQGGTEEELIFPPPYNPSRMLEEHHLPPPGEADAVPRAGGGNAPVGSPPFTRQRAQREQPASAADSTILPLRATGPPDAEGNQPHHYWPFATSDLYNWKAQNPKFSEKPAGLIDLLDSVLFTHQPTWDDCQQLLQVLFTTEERERILNGARKLVPGTEGNPTTNQAQIDASFPLTRPQWDFNTAEGKERLRVYRQTLMGGLRMAARKPTNLAKVGNAQQGKDESPAAFLERIMEAFRTYTPMDPEAPESKAAVIMAFVNQSAIDIRRKLQKIDRLGEKSLQDLLVVAEKVYNNREPPEDKQARAMAAASSKQTRDLARILLTAVSGSWQTTQEKVKEPPRGGKQRLQKDQCTYCKEIGHWARDCLKRAGGKGXXXIGHWARDCLKRAGGKGSKTDRVKVLELDELSDXGSRGSDPLPEPRVTLKVEGTPVDFLVNTGAQHSVLRTPQGKLASKKSWVQGATGMSQYSWTTRRTVDLGTGRVSHSFMVIPECPYPLLGRDLLTKIGAQITFRQGGPQVTDGKGHPIQVLTMKLEDEYLLHREALPREDNIDRWLQEFPSVWAETGGGMGLAAHRTLVLVELKPGESPVRIKQYPMSQEARKGIQPHIRRLRSLGVLVPCQSAWNTPLLPVKKPHTNDYRPVQDLREVNKRVADIHPTVPNPFTLLSSLASSRVWYTVLDLKDAFFSLPLAPQSQPLFAFEWHDPEEGYSGQLSWTRLPQGIKNSPTIFDEALHEDLGEYRREHPGLTXQYIDDILIAADIAKDCERGTQDLLATLGALGYWASAKKAQICRERVSYLGYILEGGQRRLSDARKETVLKIPTPTSRREVREFLGSAGYCRLWVPGFAEIARPLYEATKEGKTFKWTEKEEIAFNRLRKALLSAPALGLPDITKPFHLFVDEHKGIAKGVLTQALGPWNRPVAYLSKKLDPVAAGWPPCLRIIAATALLVKDADKLTLGQEIWITTPHAIEGVLKQPPDRWMSNTRMTHYQSLVLNPPRVRFHPSAALNPATLLPDPDLGAPLHDCAGILERVHGFRMDLTDRPLPDAEATWFTDGSSFVRDGHRYAGAAVVTETDTVWAEALPSGTSAQRAELIALTKALMLGAGKRLNIYTDSRYAFATAHIHGAIYQERGLLTAEGRTIKNKQEILNLLTALWLPAKLAIIHCQGHQKADNPVARGNRKADQAAKAVALTPVPTMTIQLPDPGDPVLPDQPKYSQEELQRIKKLPMAQEIKGWWYTPNKELVLPDRLGVSLLEHMHRSTHMGARKLKDLIRHAGIKIHQQDTKTEQVVSACKTCQLTNVRATSNKKGTRLRGTRPGAQWEVDFTEVKPGKYGYKYLLVFTDTFSGWVEAYPTKHETAQTVAKKLLEDILPRYGFPAMVGSDNGPAFISQVTQAVAKAVGANWKLHCAYRPQSSGQVERMNRTLKETLTKLTMETGGDWVTLLPYALYRVRNTPYTLGFTPYEIMFGRPPPVIPSLRAELLAEFKDQELFLSLRGLQRAHEDIWRRLRAIYKAGPTPTPHQYKPGDWVYVKRHHRETLEPRWKGPYIVVLTTPTALKVDGIATWVHHTHVRPADPSSIRKDFVTRWAISRDQHNLLKLKLQRIRPT from the exons atgggacagactcagactactcctctaagtattatgattgatcactttaaggatgtgaggggaagagctaacaacctcagtgtggaagtcCGAAAGGGTCGGTGGCAGTTTTTTTGTTCTAGCGAGTGGCCAACTTTCAATGtcggatggccaccagaggggacctTCGACCTCCCTACCATCCACCGAGTCAGGAGTATCATCTCTCAGCCTAAGACGGGCCATCTTGATCAGCTCCCTTACATTATCACTTGGCAGGACCTTGTAgaagacccaccctcttggcttaagcccttcctagccccgCTCCCTCcggagccaaaacccattcttgctttgcaggggacaaagaagaagaaaagtcttatccagccttcagcacccctctactCTGTCTTACAGGGgggtactgaagaagaattaatttttcctcccccgtATAACCCCTCTAGGATGCTGGAAGAACACCATCTTCCCCCTCCGGGGGAGGCAGACGCTGTTCCGAGAGCGGGAGGTGGAAAcgctccagtgggaagcccgcccttcaccagacaaagggctcagagggagcaacccgcctccgccgccgactccactattctgcccctgcgagccaccggacccccagacgcggaggggaatcagccccatcactattggcctttcgccactagtgacctctacaattggaaagctcagaatcctaagttttctgagaaaccggcagggcttattgatttattagactctgttctttttacccatcagcccacgtgggacgattgccagcagcttttgcaggtcctgttcacgactgaagaaagagaaagaatcctcaatgggGCCCGAAAACTAGTTCCGGGCACAGAagggaatcccaccaccaaccaggctcagatagatgcctccttccccttaactcggccccagtgggatttcaacacggcagaaggtaaggagaggctccgggtctaccgccagactctaatggggggtctccgaatggctgctagaaagccaaccaatttggccaaggtaggaaatgcacaacagggaaaagatgaatctccggctgcctttttagaacggatcatggaggcattccgtacctatacccccatggatccagaggctccggaaagcaaggcagctgttatcatggcctttgtaaaccaatcggccatagacattaggagaaaattacagaaaatagatagactaggagaaaaaagtctgcaggacttactggtggtagccgaaaaggtatataataaccgggagcctcctgaggacaagcaggctcgcgccatggcggctgccagcagtaagcagactcgagacctggccagaatactacta ACCGCCGTCTCCGGCAGCTGGCAGACGAcgcaagaaaaggtaaaagaaccaccaaggggggggaagcagaggctgcagaaggatcagtgcacatactgcaaggagatagggcattgggcccgagaTTGTCTGAAAAGGGCCGGCGGGAAAGGNNNNNNNNNNatagggcattgggcccgagaTTGTCTGAAAAGGGCCGGCGGGAAAggaagcaagactgatcgagtaaaagtcctagagctagatgaactaagtgattaggggagtcggggttcggaccctctccccgaacccagggtaactcttaaagtggaggggacccctgttgacttccttgtcaacaccggagcacaacattcggtcctccgcaccccacaaggaaaactagccagcaagaagtcctgggtacaaggggcaactggtatgagccagtattcatggactacccgaagaacagtagatttgggaacgggccgggtatcccactcctttatggtaataccagaatgcccctacccgctgttaggacgggacttactgaccaagattggagctcagataactttcagacaaggggggcctcaggtcaccgatggcaagggccaccccatccaggtactgaccatgaaactggaggatgaatacctcCTCCACCGGGAGGCGCTcccgagagaggataatatagacagatggctacaagaattcccctcggtttgggcagagactgggggggggatgggactaGCCGCTCATAGGACCCtagtcctggtagagctcaagccaggagagagtccggtaaggatcaaacaataccccatgtctcaggaggcccggaaggggatccagccacacatccggagactacgaagcctaggggtactagttccttgccagtctgcctggaacacccccttactgccggtcaaaaagcctcacacaaatgactaccgaccggtacaagacctccgggaagtaaataagagggtcgcggacatacacccaactgttcccaacccatttactctcttgagctccttggcatcctccagggtctggtatactgtactagatttaaaggacgccttcttcagtctgccgctggcaccccagagccaacccctgttcgccttcgagtggcatgatccggaggagggctacagtgggcaactcaGCTGGACACGGCTACCTCAGGGAATCAAAAATTCGcccaccatcttcgacgaggcactacacgaggacctgggtgagtacagaagggagcaccctggcctca tACAGTACatagatgacatcctgattgctgccgacatagccaaagactgtgagcgagggacccaggacctgctggctaccctgggggcTTTAGGGTACTGGGCATCCGcgaagaaggctcagatatgcagggagagggtaagttacctgggatatatcctggagggcggacagcggcggttatcagatgccagaaaagaaactgtcctaaagatccctactcccacctcccgaagagaagtgagggaattcctaggatcagccggctactgccgcctctgggttccaggttttgctgagatcgccaggcccctatatgaagctaccaaagaggggaaaacatttaaatggactgaaaaagaagaaattgcctTTAATCGGTTAAGaaaggccctcctaagtgccccagccctgggcctaccagacattacgaaacccttccacctctttgtagacgaacataagggaatagcaaaaggggttctaactcaagccttaggcccctggaaccgcccagtggcttacctgtctaagaaactagacccagtggctgccggctggccaccatgcctaagaattattgcggcgacagcactcctagtcaaggatgcagacaaactgaccctaggacaggagatctggatcacgaccccacacgccattgaaggggtcctgaaacagcctcctgacagatggatgagcaacacacgtatgactcattaccagagcctcGTACTCAACCCTCCACGGGTGCGGTTCCATCCCAGTgcagccctcaatcctgcaaccctgctgcccgaccctgacctaggtgctccactacatgactgtgcAGGAATCCTGGAACGAGTACATGGATTCCGGATGGACCTGACCGACCGGCCCCTCCCCGATgccgaggctacttggttcactgatggcagcagctttgtgcgagATGGACACAGGTATGCGGGTGCAGCGGTGGTCACCGAAACGGACACCGTATGGGCGGAGGCTCTACCCTCCGGAACGTCAGCCCAACGAGCGGAGCTCATAGCCCTCACCAAGGCGCTGATGCTGGGAGCTGGAAAACGGCTTAACATCTACACAGACAGCCGTTATGCAtttgccacagctcatattcATGGGGCAATTTATCAGGAGAGGGGGTTACTGACGGCAGAAGGacggactataaaaaataagcaggagatacttaacctgcttacggccttatggcttcctgccaagctagccattatccactgccaagggcaccaaaaagctgataacccagtagctagaggtaatcgaaaggctgaccaggcagccaaggcagtagcccttactccagtccccaccatgaccatacaactaccggacccgggagacccagttttaccagaccagcccaaatactcccaggaggagttacagcggatcaagaaactccccatggcccaggagataaagggatggtggtatacacctaacaaggagctcgtgctgccagaCCGGCTCGGAGTCTCACTATTAGAGCACATGCATCggtctactcacatgggggcccgaaaattaaaagacttaatccgacatgccggaatcaagattcaccaacaggacaccaaaacagagcaagttgtatctgcctgcaagacctgccaactcaccaacgtgagagccacatcaaataaaaaaggaaccaggctcagaggcaccagaccgggagcccaatgggaagtcgacttcactgaagtcaaaccaggaaagtatggttataaatatcttttagtatttacagacaccttctctggctgggtggaggcatatccaaccaagcatgaaacggctcagacggtggcaaagaagctactagaagacatcttacccaggtatggttttcctgccatggtaggatcagacaatggaccagcttttatctcgcaggtaacacaggcagtagccaaggcggtgggggcaaactggaaattacattgtgcttataggccccagagctcaggacaggtagaaagaatgaatagaaccctaaaagagacccttaccaaattaaccatggagactggcggggactgggtgactctcctaccgtacgccctttaccgggttagaaacactccttacactctgggttttactccctacgagatcatgtttggcaggccaccccctgttaTTCCCAGCCTTCGAGCTGAACTTCTTGcagagtttaaagatcaagaactttttctttccttgagagggctccagagggcgcacgaggacatttggcggcgcctccgtgccatctacaaggctggcccgaccccgacacctcatcagtacaaGCCGGGAGACTGGGTCTATGTCAAGAGGCACCACCGAGAGACTCTCGAGCcgcgctggaagggaccctacattGTAGTGctgacaacccccaccgctctcaaagtagacggcatcgcgacctgggtccatcacacccacgttcggCCAGCGGACCCCTCCTCGATCCGGAAGGACTTCGTCACGCGATGGGCCATCAGTCGGGACCAACACAACCTgctcaagctcaagctacagcgcattcgacccacctaa
- the LOC125932100 gene encoding cancer/testis antigen 1-like isoform X1 — protein sequence MEATDRGAGGGAGGPEGQRGPGDPGVPDGPGGHEGPGGGGEGEECAAAGAAPRVAQAPCAPVPGAAAVPGLGGHPLPGPGGHGGPTAGGPGSRPLQFYVTMPFPSPTEAQVAHQCLATQGQPQVGAVRKEFTVFGNVLIIRLTAEDPGQLQISIASCLDQLSLLVWTMQRFVPPFFRLPEPGKRG from the exons ATGGAGGCCACAGATCGAGGCGCAGGCGGTGGGGCCGGCGGTCCCGAGGGTCAGCGTGGCCCGGGAGACCCCGGTGTCCCAGATGGCCCCGGAGGCCACGAGGGCCCCGGCGGAGGTGGTGAGGGAGAGGAGTGTGCCGCGGCCGGTGCGGCCCCGCGGGTCGCGCAGGCGCCATGTGCTCCCGTCCCGGGCGCAGCTGCCGTGCCAGGGCTTGGCGGACACCCTTTGCCGGGACCCGGTGGGCACGGCGGGCCCACAGCCGGAGGGCCGGGGAGCCGGCCGCTGCAGTT CTACGTCACCATGCCTTTCCCGTCACCCACGGAGGCACAGGTGGCCCACCAGTGTCTGGCGACACAGGGCCAGCCCCAGGTCGGGGCAGTTCGGAAGGAGTTCACGGTATTCGGCAACGTCCTAATTAT CCGACTGACTGCCGAAGACCCTGGCCAACTCCAGATTTCCATCGCCTCCTGTCTTGACCAGCTTTCCCTGTTGGTTTGGACCATGCAGCGCTTCGTGCCCCCGTTTTTCAGATTGCCGGAGCCAGGCAAAAGGGGCTAA